The Suricata suricatta isolate VVHF042 chromosome 3, meerkat_22Aug2017_6uvM2_HiC, whole genome shotgun sequence genome contains the following window.
TGGACGGCACCCGGCATGGGAATGGGGAGGCCCCCGTGGTCCTGACGGCTGACCCTTTCCTTGACTCTCGGCCCCCAACCCGGTCCTGCCCAGCACTCACGGCGTTGTCTGGATGGAAGACGTAGGAGGCGGGCGAGTTGTCGAGGATGAGCACCCGCCGCAGGTCTCGGCCCAGCCGGCTCAGGTCCTTCACGTAATTGCCCCGGTGGAAGACGCAGGACTCACGAAACAGCCGTGCCCGGAAGGCCCCCCACTTGTCCAGCAGATCAGCTACTGGGTCTGCATACTACGGAGCGGAAGACGGGTCATCTGGGGCCACGGGTGAGTGACCTGGAGGTCGATCCAGCTGCAGGCTGGAGGCGAATGGGAGGCCGGTGGCCCCAGGAGCCCTTCAGAGAGTGGGGAGGACTCACCTTGGCGAGGCTGGCGGTGAACAGCACACACTCAAAGAGCTCGCCCATTCGCTGCAGGAACTCATCCACATGGGGCCGCTTCAGCACGTAGACCTAGGGGGTGGGCCAGTAAGGAGACTGCAGGCCTGCCAGCGGCCAGCAGCCGAGATGGCCtagggtggggtgaggtggggtgggatggggtggtAGACGGAAGAGCAGAGGAGCACAGCAGGGAGGCTGGTCCCAGGGCCTGTGGGCTCCACTTGGCCAGCCAGCCCCTCCAACTCTCCTTCCAGAAGAGGATCGGAAAGAACCCCCAACTTTTAGCTTCAAGTCCTAATTCCCAGTTCTTCCCCCACTACGGCCTCAGCCAAATGTAGGAGCCTGGGGGCAGCCCCCTCACCCCAAGGTTGCAGGGCACCGACCCCCGAGCCAAGTAATGGAGAACAGGCTGGACAACACACAACCTATCCTGAATTACTTGAACTGGGTCCCGGGCAAGGTGGGGCAAGGGGGAGCCGAGGAGGAACCCCCTCCCTGCTGGCCTTGGAGTTGGGCCAGGTCCCTCAGGGTCTGTGTGACCCACAGGGCAAGTCACACACCCTCTGGGGCCTTACATTCCACATCTATCAAAGTCCCACCTGGGGCTCTCAGTGAGAGGAGCCTAGGGTCTGGAAGGCAGATGCCAAgcctcccgcctcccccccacacccatcccctcacctggTGGACCACCCCATCAATCTCCACAGGGATGATGAAGTCGGCGTTGTTCACTGGCTGTGGGGGGGGAAAAGGAACTGCTGGGGCGGGGCCCACAGAGACCATCCCCCAGTCCAGGGCAGACCCCCTCAGAGACCCAGGCTGAGGGCTGCTGGGCAGGGCCTACCTTGAAGGAGCTGTGCACCAGGGTCTCATCCAGGTCGATGACCACACAGATCTTGTCCGCGTCCTGGGCCTTGGCTTCTGGGAGCAGGTACTGAACTGGGGTCTGCTGCAGGGACGGGCGAGGTAATTGGGGGTACCTCTCTTAAACCCCAGTCATTTCTCCTAAGCAGGTCTTCCTTCTCCCAGCCCTCTACCTGGGGAGGCACATGGATAGCAGAGAGAGACCACCCCTTTCCCAGCTTCACTACTGCCAACTGGAGCCTGGGGCAGGCTGCCCAGCTCTGGACCTCACTTCCCCACCTGGGACACCAAACTCCCACCTTACAGAGTTACCTTGGCTGAGGGGCCCTCACTTGGGTGGCAGTCTTGGGCTATTCAGGGCCCAGCTGGGAGGGGCCCTGGAGGGacctgggagggagggtggcGGGCCTGGTGAGGGGCTCCACCCTCTTCCGTACCTTCCAAGGCCTGCAGATGGGTCATGAGAAGCCCCTTTCCCTAAACATCCTCCAGGCCAAGCCCAGGGGTGCCCCTGCCACTCCCCCCTGGCCACCACGCACCTTGGGGACAGCTCCATTCTCCTCCACCAGCAGGGGTGCCCCACTGTGGGCAGGCAGGGCGTCCCCATCGTCCCGGCAGACGCAGCAGAAGAGTGAATGGAGGATGCCCCGGCTCCGGGGCTTCTGAGAAGCTGCTGACTTCTGGTCGCCTGTAGCAGGAAGGCGCAAAGTGGGGTGTGCACTCTAACCTGCAGAGTCCGGTGAGGTACCCAGGTGCGAACCCCTGGGTGAGAGGGTCTGGCCACGCCTCCTTCACTGAAGGAGACACACTACCGTGGCCCTCCTGACACGGGGAGGGCTCTCCTGTCACCCTTGTGGCACCCGAAGTCCTCCTAGTGAGGGCACAAAGTTACCCTCATTAGGAAGTGGGCTGGCTGGAAGGGGCCTATAGagagtgctttctcttttcctcccagcctTCATCATTACTGGGAGATCAGCCCTACTGGGGGATCAGCCCTACTGGGGGCGCTTCCACACACCCACCTTACCTGAGCAGCCCCTGCTCCGTCACCCCTAACCAAggagggctggggcctggggccctgcTGTCCATTCTCGCCCTCCTCCCATCCTTTCCGCCCACGTGGGTCCAAAGTCCTCACTAAGGCTGGGCCCAGAGGCTGGGAGTGGGAGCCTGGCTGGAACTAGTGTCCCGCAGCCATCTGCCGGCCCCGCCTCCTCCGACCTCGCCCCGCCCAGACCTCCGACCTGGAGCTGGGCATCCGCCGCCTGATTGACAGGCCCACCCTCCACGCCCCTCTACCGGGTCCCCTGCCTTCGGACGGAGCTAGGACCTGGCCAAGACTGGGCAGACCTGGAGGAACTCCCTAGCCTCTGAGGTCAACACCGGACTGGGAGGGGCagaccctcccccccccgcctAGACCCTCCTGCCCCTAGGCGCCCGGCCTAGGCGGGCGGCACAGCTTACCGGGTCGGTGCGTGTGTGCACAGGCCCAGCGCCAAAGGGCTTGCAGCCCCGGCGCCTTGTGCGCGGCCCGACGCAGGAGACACCCCGCGGGCGCGCTAGCGACCCTTAGAAGTGGCTGCCCCACTCTACACCTCTGAGAGGCTCAGTGCTTCCATGCGTGACTCGGAAGTTTGTTGGGATCGTAGCTGTGTATTGGCGGGAGATCCCTCCAACCCTCCCGAGCCCGGCCCGCTGTCACCTCGGCGCCCCCTCCGGCGACCCGACCGGATCGCGGCCCGGGGCGGAGCCTCAGCGGGTGGCCTGAAGGCGCCCTCTTCAACCGCCCCCCCCCAATCTCTCAGCTTCATAGGCGccaatggggggagggggcgactGTCGGGCTATACGCTTTGCCAGCCCAGGAGACCAAGAAGGAACCCACTCTCaacctctgcctcagtttcctcacctcgaGCACTCGGGAGTGCCCCAGTggctccaggccccgccccgcgccTCTGAGCCTCAGCTAGTTCAAACTCTTTCCCCGCTCCTTCTCGGGTTAGGAGCTCAGAGCTCCGCAGTGGCGGGCGCCCGCGGCAGCGGCGGCAACTGCCCCGATAGGTCTcggcctcctcctctcctcctctcccgcGGCGCCCGGCTGCAGCCCCCTCCGCGCGGCCCCAGTACCTTTGCCCCGTAGCGGGCCCCGCGCCTCCTCCTTGGTGATCTGAGTAATGACGGCCGAGCTGTCCATGGGGCCGGGCGCGCTCCGCTCCGGCCGGACTCTGGCCCGGGCGCCCGGCCTCCCCCCCGGCTCGGGCCGGAATCGGGgcgcgggggggaggggaggggtgggagggagggatccCCGCGAGCTTcggaggggaggggagccaggttctaagggggagggggagggagggggcgcggAGGAAACTTTGTTACAACATGGAGTTTCCTCCCCGCGAGGCGGATGCAAACATGGAACCCGGGCGCTGTTTCAAGGCTCCCCCTTAAAAGGGCAACGGCTTCGGCGTGACCTGGACTCGGCCGCCGCTTTCATCACCGCTGGGGCCGGCGGGGCTCTGCTGGCTGGGAGGCGGGCCGGGCCGGGTTCCTGCCGAGCTCCAGGGGGCGTCGCCTCTTTTCCTGCCGCCCGCCCGCGGGGCCGAGCCTCTGCGGCTGCGTGGCAGGACCGGCACCCGGCCCACTGTTCCAGACAGCCGAGCGCCCCAGGCCAGGGCCCGCCCCACACACCCCGAGCGCCCACGCCGGGGAGTGCCCGAGGGCAGCGCGACTCCACCTCGGCGCTTTTCTAGGGCTGGACGCTAGCCGCTTCTTGATTTCCCCATCTGGGAAACGGGAATAACGCCATGCCGTCTGCAAAATGGGTTTTCAGTGGCTGCAGGGGCCACCTCGTGGTAACGTCCTGAGCGAGTGAAGGCTCTCTGCCAGCCCCAAACGGCTGTCTAGATCCGTAGAATTGTGCTCTTGACCGGACTGTAACTGTCAACACTCACTGCAGTTTCAGGCCAAGTGATCCGGATCCGCAGGGCGGGAAAATTACTACTCCCTGCCCCAGAATGCCCCCTGATCTCGCCCGATAGCCCCATCCCGTGCTTACGCCAGGGCACCAAGTGCCTCAGGGCCCTCTACTGCGCTGCTTCCTCTGCCTGGCAGGCGTTTCCAGCCTCTTCCTGGAGCCAAACTCCACCGACCTCAACGAAAAGCCACATTCTTCAAGAGGCCTTCCTAGACCCTTCCTCTACTTCCCACGCCGGCCACTGTgatgattgggggggggggggtcacgcGGTGCGCGTACACAGTGGGCGCTCAATCCCTGAGGGCCCAACTTCTGACCGTGGGAGTCCACAGACACCAACTGTTTGGACGATTATAAACCCCCATTCCGTTTGGGGTGTACAGAGACACCCGCTGGCCCGGGAGCCACGTTTCCACGCGGATTCTTCACGAGAGAAACCCCCGTGTTCTGCGCCGCAAGGTCTACgggtgtttttgtgtgtgtttttcctgTTTATGAAGTTTTTTCCATTCGTCCTTACTATTTTGCgttcacagttttaaaaataataataacgcCGAGACTTGACAAACACGCCTCAGCACTTCCTTCCCCCGCGGGCCTCGGTGGCGGGGCGGAGCGGGCGCGTCCTGTCCCGTCCAGCCGCGTGGTGCGAGCGCGGCGCACGTCCTCCAGGCCCAGGGCGGGGGAGGTtggaggggggaggcggggagggaagAGGCCCCGCGCCGGGGCGGCCGGGCAGTAGAGCGGCGCCGGCCCGGAGGCGCGCCAGCTTTGTGCCCCACGACAGGGGAGACTGGAGGTGGCCCCGGGCTGGGACtcgctccacccccaccccccgccccgggctGGACCCCAcggcccccctccttccctttcagcGCCCACACCGCCGCCATCGTAGCATTTAAAGCAAATAATAGCCAACGTGTGGCGAGTGCTTCGTTTGGGTCTTGCTCTGGCTGCACCACTTAATCTTGCTCACTCCTCAGAACgaccctcttcctctcctgctatacagataagaaaattgggCGCCGGGAAATGAAGGGAGCAGACCCAGCTCTCCCCCGAAGGTAGAGGCAGGATCCGGCCACCGAGCGGAGACCCCCTCCCCTTCGGTTGGGTCCGGGGGGCGGGATGTCAGCTTTCGTCTCCGGATCCCGGCTTGCACTGACCCCAAAAGGAAATGTGTGGTGGAGGACTGAGTGACCCACTGGCCTGAGCAGGGCGGCTCGCCTTCCTGTCCTTTCGTTTCTCCCTCTCTGAGGGCTGGAAGCTGGCCGGCTGAATTCTTGAGAAGTCAGAGTGGCTGAAGGAAGGGATAGGGCACCGGGCAGGGTCGCTGCCCACCGCCACCCCTGTTCCTGTCACCTCCCATCCCTAACACTAGCCCTGTCCAAGGCCTTTTCCCCTGGGAGACCTTCCAACGCAGTGCCAGGCTCCTTCCCCCAGGGAGGGTGGTGGCCAGTGAAGGAGTCAGGAGGCCCTCTACAGTGCAGGGTCTTGGGGGTCGGTGAGGACAGAGGAGCTGGTGGAAGTGTTCTGTGGGGGTCCGGTGGGTTCTTTGGGTTTCcttcctgtgtgtgtgggtgtccaCACCCAGCTGTCATCCCTTAACTGCACTGCCCCAGGTCACCTTATCCACAGTTTATTTCTCCTTGCTCCCCAGGAGGAATCAAATCATCGGGGCTGTGGGCCAGAAACACGGGGACTCAGCTCACTCAGCTCGGTTGTTTGGCAACTGTGGCCAAGTGTCTTCTTTATTCAGCACCTCAGCTTCAACTGCCAGATGGGGTTGGTAAGAGCCCAACCCAGGCAAGGGAAGTAGGGGGTCAGTGTAGAAAGGGAGAGTACCCATTAGGGGTCCTTACCCACTTGAAGGGCTGAGGAAGCATCCCACCCTCCCCCTGGGAAGACCAAAGCTACTAGGAGGGTGGAGGGCGGCCCTTTGTAAGGACCTCCCAGCCCAGAAATGACTGACCTTGGCCTGACCTCATTGCTAACCTTTTGCCCAGGCCCAGGGTAGCCCTGCAGCTGGCTCTTtggtcctctcctctcccttccttccttgccccCAGGTTGTAAGTGCCAAACTTAACTATACAGATGACCAGCTTGCTCATTTTTCTGGAGCCCCCAACCCCCCCTCCCAAC
Protein-coding sequences here:
- the CTDSP1 gene encoding carboxy-terminal domain RNA polymerase II polypeptide A small phosphatase 1 isoform X1 yields the protein MDSSAVITQITKEEARGPLRGKGDQKSAASQKPRSRGILHSLFCCVCRDDGDALPAHSGAPLLVEENGAVPKTPVQYLLPEAKAQDADKICVVIDLDETLVHSSFKPVNNADFIIPVEIDGVVHQVYVLKRPHVDEFLQRMGELFECVLFTASLAKYADPVADLLDKWGAFRARLFRESCVFHRGNYVKDLSRLGRDLRRVLILDNSPASYVFHPDNAVPVASWFDNMSDTELHDLLPFFEQLSRVDDVYSVLRQPRPGS
- the CTDSP1 gene encoding carboxy-terminal domain RNA polymerase II polypeptide A small phosphatase 1 isoform X4; the encoded protein is MAAVWALKGKEGGRGVQPGAGGDQKSAASQKPRSRGILHSLFCCVCRDDGDALPAHSGAPLLVEENGAVPKTPVQYLLPEAKAQDADKICVVIDLDETLVHSSFKPVNNADFIIPVEIDGVVHQVYVLKRPHVDEFLQRMGELFECVLFTASLAKYADPVADLLDKWGAFRARLFRESCVFHRGNYVKDLSRLGRDLRRVLILDNSPASYVFHPDNAVPVASWFDNMSDTELHDLLPFFEQLSRVDDVYSVLRQPRPGS
- the CTDSP1 gene encoding carboxy-terminal domain RNA polymerase II polypeptide A small phosphatase 1 isoform X2 — encoded protein: MDSSAVITQITKEEARGPLRGKGDQKSAASQKPRSRGILHSLFCCVCRDDGDALPAHSGAPLLVEENGAVPKQTPVQYLLPEAKAQDADKICVVIDLDETLVHSSFKVYVLKRPHVDEFLQRMGELFECVLFTASLAKYADPVADLLDKWGAFRARLFRESCVFHRGNYVKDLSRLGRDLRRVLILDNSPASYVFHPDNAVPVASWFDNMSDTELHDLLPFFEQLSRVDDVYSVLRQPRPGS
- the CTDSP1 gene encoding carboxy-terminal domain RNA polymerase II polypeptide A small phosphatase 1 isoform X3, giving the protein MDSSAVITQITKEEARGPLRGKGDQKSAASQKPRSRGILHSLFCCVCRDDGDALPAHSGAPLLVEENGAVPKQTPVQYLLPEAKAQDADKICVVIDLDETLVHSSFKPVNNADFIIPVEIDGVVHQVYVLKRPHVDEFLQRMGELFECVLFTASLAKYADPVADLLDKWGAFRARLFRESCVFHRGNYVKDLSRLGRDLRRVLILDNSPASYVFHPDNAVPVASWFDNMSDTELHDLLPFFEQLSRVDDVYSVLRQPRPGS